One genomic region from Bombus terrestris chromosome 15, iyBomTerr1.2, whole genome shotgun sequence encodes:
- the LOC100651140 gene encoding carbonic anhydrase 2-like isoform X2: MSEYTGLIGLPTTGQSPINLDDRLVRKRKYPPLVLNGHWLNDGEARLLNTGTTDDVYELMDVHFHWGEDNCKGAEHTINDTWYSMESHVVHWNRKYATVEECFRHKDGFCILAYLFLVQPDCCNCINPQLERITDHLKYILDPDMETKIPSNCLAWMRWSTYCTRYYTYAGSYNIGEYPECATWIVFPVVIPIRASEIKEFRRLRDRDGNDIKTNWREIQLLRCRQIFLAIS, translated from the exons ATGTCCGAATATACAGGTTTAATTG GCTTACCAACGACGGGTCAATCTCCGATTAATCTAGACGATCGTTTGGTACGAAAACGCAAATATCCTCCGCTTGTCTTAAATGGTCACTGGTTAAACGATGGAGAAGCACGACTGTTAAACACCGGAACTACAG ATGACGTATACGAGTTAATGGATGTGCATTTTCACTGGGGCGAAGACAATTGCAAAGGTGCCGAGCACACGATCAACGATACTTG GTATTCGATGGAAAGTCACGTGGTACACTGGAACAGAAAATATGCAACCGTGGAAGAATGTTTCAGACATAAGGACGGATTCTGCATTTTGGCCTACCTATTTCTA GTCCAACCAGATTGTTGTAATTGCATTAATCCGCAATTGGAAAGGATAACGGATCACTTGAAGTATATTCTAGATCCAGACATGGAAACGAAAATACCATCTA ACTGTTTGGCGTGGATGCGCTGGTCAACGTATTGCACCAGGTATTATACTTATGCAGGATCGTACAATATCGGTGAATATCCAGAGTGCGCTACTTGGATTGTATTTCCTGTAGTTATACCGATACGAGCCAGCGAA ATAAAAGAATTCCGAAGACTGAGAGATAGAGATGGAAACGACATAAAGACAAACTGGCGAGAAATACAATTACTGAGATGCAGGCAAATCTTCTTAGCAATCTCTTAA
- the LOC105666516 gene encoding carbonic anhydrase 2 isoform X1 → MSKEKRKYIATKTTILSTSSSGLPKWRQSPINLCETATWSKKFPPLYMTNYWSNEGTATMTNTGKTVSIEFSDRTLPAMRGGPLSKDVFQFMNVEFRWGPENSSGAEHSINGIWLETISLTLGAHRVSRRCYSAHVSSHSIDRRYSMEAQITHWNTRYGSIEKCFDKPDGIAVLSYLMQVIGCPGIPDNPSLTKITDNLTNIKRMGSSTKIPPDCLLWMLEACRAHGYYTYPGSLTVPPYSECVIWIISSTITKISTHQIDAFRNLYDGKWKNISGNCRQQQNLHRRRILFATDTAVT, encoded by the exons ATgtcgaaagagaaaagaaaatacatag CTACCAAGACTACGATCTTGTCGACGTCGTCATCGGGGTTACCCAAATGGCGACAATCACCGATTAACCTATGCGAAACAGCTACATGGAGTAAAAAATTTCCACCTCTATATATGACGAACTACTGGTCGAACGAAGGTACAGCCACGATGACGAATACGGGTAAAACAG TGAGTATAGAATTCTCCGATAGAACGCTACCCGCGATGCGAGGTGGTCCTTTGAGCAAAGACGTGTTTCAATTCATGAACGTAGAATTTCGCTGGGGCCCGGAAAATTCATCGGGCGCGGAACATTCTATAAACGGGATCTGGTTAGAGACTATCTCTTTAACGCTTGGCGCTCATCGCGTATCGCGACGGTGTTATTCCGCACACGTTTCAAGTCATTCTATCGACCGCAGGTACTCGATGGAGGCACAGATAACGCATTGGAACACTCGTTACGGATCGATAGAGAAGTGCTTCGACAAACCAGATGGAATTGCGGTGCTCTCCTACCTTATGCAA GTGATTGGCTGCCCTGGAATTCCCGATAATCCTTCGCTAACAAAAATCACCGATAACCTGACAAATATCAAAAGAATGGGAAGCAGTACCAAAATTCCACCTG ATTGTCTGCTTTGGATGTTGGAAGCGTGCAGGGCTCATGGCTATTACACATATCCAGGTTCTCTTACCGTTCCACCATATAGCGAATGCGTTATTTGGATTATTTCATCTACTATTACGAAAATATCCACTCACCAG ATAGACGCGTTTAGGAATCTCTATGATGGCAAGTGGAAAAACATATCGGGAAATTGTAGACAACAACAAAATCTTCATAGAAGAAGAATTTTATTTGCTACGGATACCGCTGTAACATGA
- the LOC100651263 gene encoding MYCBP-associated protein-like, producing the protein MDYARKIGKSDEPKKWVKQFTTTVTTSDGLISPQSIFSEDRRLANWQRWLDRRAVQYKRITSTTGRHRNDQILNSCEKVRPLIEMRNLIDYATVPIPVIPDKYRGGTEFWRIPKTLPKRGPCLPDITFTPSKKELNVIPELTYVDLPELIEKEKDLIGLKSKEPSWARSRYLKRREKELSKEIAMLVPKQPETKDLIIRNSISAIKEPFARIPPITVSDAEGKERDAGFCCDRYSEQAIVLKIQDREIVWQNQVSSRQKRAESDPITWNLTFYGKINERTEKDIVFENKGNRVIVYQWRDATFQSNVIPSAKRTSSFFFNKTKGVILPGQIVKLKIWYLGMSYVSTEFWKLTTDPILRSSPLVFRFWGCAETPNVLPVNFRPVRIVDKYLNRCIRNTVIRQIINDIMENVSFARHPEPAYGCLFLESELFAVQNSLCFYNPTLLIEFHKIYYNATNQTKHRWNMLLDDIREILLKIKQPERRNTILSQFAELYKECLEPSLYRSMRYNKYEMIYNLLCSFFNLFEIESELARNAYLVNEYKETPGMAPQMSYTMSMNASQPSVKSNNWRNKRGRKSSIRSQNSQVRTITEQRTCTVPADDSLYKEIFFIRIYELLGETITRIFASIESFDNLNERDK; encoded by the coding sequence atggatTATGCGCGAAAGATTGGTAAATCGGACGAGCCGAAAAAATGGGTAAAACAGTTTACGACAACAGTGACAACGAGCGATGGACTTATTAGTCCGCAGTCGATATTTTCGGAAGATCGGCGCTTGGCGAATTGGCAGAGATGGTTAGACAGGCGAGCGGTACAATATAAGCGCATTACGTCTACGACCGGTCGCCATCGAAACGATCAAATTCTAAATTCTTGTGAAAAAGTACGACCACTGATCGAAATGAGAAACTTGATAGATTACGCGACAGTGCCGATACCAGTTATACCCGATAAATATCGAGGTGGTACAGAATTTTGGAGGATTCCGAAAACACTGCCTAAACGTGGCCCCTGTTTGCCAGATATTACGTTTACACCGAGTAAAAAGGAGCTAAATGTGATCCCGGAATTGACGTACGTCGACTTGCCTGAATtaatcgagaaagaaaaagatttgaTCGGCTTGAAATCGAAGGAACCATCGTGGGCACGCAGTCGGTACttgaagagaagagagaaggagtTGTCGAAAGAAATAGCGATGCTCGTGCCGAAACAACCAGAAACGAAAGACTTGATAATCAGGAATTCGATATCAGCGATAAAGGAACCGTTCGCAAGAATTCCGCCGATAACAGTTTCCGATGCAGAAGGGAAAGAACGGGACGCAGGATTctgttgcgatcgttattcCGAGCAGGCGATCGTCCTGAAGATCCAAGATCGTGAAATCGTTTGGCAGAACCAAGTTTCATCGAGGCAGAAGCGCGCAGAATCAGATCCGATCACGtggaatttaacattttatGGAAAAATTAACGAAAGGACGGAGAAAGATATCGTGTTCGAGAATAAAGGAAATCGCGTAATCGTTTACCAATGGCGGGACGCAACGTTTCAATCTAACGTAATTCCTTCAGCCAAACGAAccagttctttctttttcaacaaAACGAAAGGAGTTATTCTTCCAGGGCAAATTGTCAAATTGAAGATATGGTATCTTGGTATGTCTTATGTTTCTACCGAATTCTGGAaacttacaaccgatccgatattGCGTTCCTCTCCGTTGGTATTTCGATTTTGGGGTTGCGCCGAAACCCCAAACGTTCTCCCAGTAAACTTTCGTCCTGTACGAATAGTCGATAAATACTTGAATCGTTGCATTCGAAATACCGTGATACGACAGATAATTAACGATATTATGGAAAATGTGAGTTTCGCTAGACATCCAGAACCGGCGTACGGTTGCCTATTTTTAGAGTCAGAACTATTCGCTGTTCAAAATTCACTGTGCTTTTACAATCCGACGCTTTTGATAGAATTCCACAAGATTTACTACAATGCGACGAATCAAACGAAACACCGTTGGAACATGCTGTTGGACGATATACGAGAAATCCTATTGAAAATCAAACAACCGGAACGTAGGAATACAATATTATCGCAATTCGCCGAACTTTATAAAGAATGTTTGGAACCGTCGTTGTACAGATCCATGCGATATAACAAGTACGAAATGATATACAATTTGCTTTGCtcgtttttcaatttattcgagATCGAAAGCGAATTAGCAAGAAACGCTTACCTCGTGAACGAATATAAAGAGACTCCCGGTATGGCTCCGCAAATGAGTTATACGATGTCGATGAACGCGTCTCAGCCATCTGTTAAGAGCAATAATTGGCGAAATAAACGAGGAAGGAAGTCGAGTATTCGTTCGCAAAACAGTCAGGTTCGGACAATTACGGAGCAGAGAACTTGCACAGTTCCCGCCGATGATTctctttataaagaaatattttttattcgtatttatgAACTTTTGGGAGAAACGATAACACGAATATTCGCGTCTATCGAATCGTTTGATAATTTGAACGAACGTGATAAATAA
- the LOC105666516 gene encoding carbonic anhydrase 2 isoform X2, with translation MSKEKRKYIATKTTILSTSSSGLPKWRQSPINLCETATWSKKFPPLYMTNYWSNEGTATMTNTGKTVSIEFSDRTLPAMRGGPLSKDVFQFMNVEFRWGPENSSGAEHSINGIWLETISLTLGAHRVSRRCYSAHVSSHSIDRRYSMEAQITHWNTRYGSIEKCFDKPDGIAVLSYLMQVIGCPGIPDNPSLTKITDNLTNIKRMGSSTKIPPDCLLWMLEACRAHGYYTYPGSLTVPPYSECVIWIISSTITKISTHQTRLGISMMASGKTYREIVDNNKIFIEEEFYLLRIPL, from the exons ATgtcgaaagagaaaagaaaatacatag CTACCAAGACTACGATCTTGTCGACGTCGTCATCGGGGTTACCCAAATGGCGACAATCACCGATTAACCTATGCGAAACAGCTACATGGAGTAAAAAATTTCCACCTCTATATATGACGAACTACTGGTCGAACGAAGGTACAGCCACGATGACGAATACGGGTAAAACAG TGAGTATAGAATTCTCCGATAGAACGCTACCCGCGATGCGAGGTGGTCCTTTGAGCAAAGACGTGTTTCAATTCATGAACGTAGAATTTCGCTGGGGCCCGGAAAATTCATCGGGCGCGGAACATTCTATAAACGGGATCTGGTTAGAGACTATCTCTTTAACGCTTGGCGCTCATCGCGTATCGCGACGGTGTTATTCCGCACACGTTTCAAGTCATTCTATCGACCGCAGGTACTCGATGGAGGCACAGATAACGCATTGGAACACTCGTTACGGATCGATAGAGAAGTGCTTCGACAAACCAGATGGAATTGCGGTGCTCTCCTACCTTATGCAA GTGATTGGCTGCCCTGGAATTCCCGATAATCCTTCGCTAACAAAAATCACCGATAACCTGACAAATATCAAAAGAATGGGAAGCAGTACCAAAATTCCACCTG ATTGTCTGCTTTGGATGTTGGAAGCGTGCAGGGCTCATGGCTATTACACATATCCAGGTTCTCTTACCGTTCCACCATATAGCGAATGCGTTATTTGGATTATTTCATCTACTATTACGAAAATATCCACTCACCAG ACGCGTTTAGGAATCTCTATGATGGCAAGTGGAAAAACATATCGGGAAATTGTAGACAACAACAAAATCTTCATAGAAGAAGAATTTTATTTGCTACGGATACCGCTGTAA
- the LOC100651140 gene encoding carbonic anhydrase 2-like isoform X1 codes for MSEYTGLIGLPTTGQSPINLDDRLVRKRKYPPLVLNGHWLNDGEARLLNTGTTAKIWLTGNRIPSTICGGPLSDDVYELMDVHFHWGEDNCKGAEHTINDTWYSMESHVVHWNRKYATVEECFRHKDGFCILAYLFLVQPDCCNCINPQLERITDHLKYILDPDMETKIPSNCLAWMRWSTYCTRYYTYAGSYNIGEYPECATWIVFPVVIPIRASEIKEFRRLRDRDGNDIKTNWREIQLLRCRQIFLAIS; via the exons ATGTCCGAATATACAGGTTTAATTG GCTTACCAACGACGGGTCAATCTCCGATTAATCTAGACGATCGTTTGGTACGAAAACGCAAATATCCTCCGCTTGTCTTAAATGGTCACTGGTTAAACGATGGAGAAGCACGACTGTTAAACACCGGAACTACAG CAAAAATATGGTTAACTGGAAATAGAATCCCATCGACAATTTGTGGCGGACCACTTTCAGATGACGTATACGAGTTAATGGATGTGCATTTTCACTGGGGCGAAGACAATTGCAAAGGTGCCGAGCACACGATCAACGATACTTG GTATTCGATGGAAAGTCACGTGGTACACTGGAACAGAAAATATGCAACCGTGGAAGAATGTTTCAGACATAAGGACGGATTCTGCATTTTGGCCTACCTATTTCTA GTCCAACCAGATTGTTGTAATTGCATTAATCCGCAATTGGAAAGGATAACGGATCACTTGAAGTATATTCTAGATCCAGACATGGAAACGAAAATACCATCTA ACTGTTTGGCGTGGATGCGCTGGTCAACGTATTGCACCAGGTATTATACTTATGCAGGATCGTACAATATCGGTGAATATCCAGAGTGCGCTACTTGGATTGTATTTCCTGTAGTTATACCGATACGAGCCAGCGAA ATAAAAGAATTCCGAAGACTGAGAGATAGAGATGGAAACGACATAAAGACAAACTGGCGAGAAATACAATTACTGAGATGCAGGCAAATCTTCTTAGCAATCTCTTAA
- the LOC100651385 gene encoding putative carbonic anhydrase 3, with amino-acid sequence MSLTTEANDSYKQDGKLLQDLLDTEHALESPIDLDIARMRVIELDPLKWIGIDIAPRKLKLTNTGLTVILSAKWPQACPYLSGGPYEGNYVFAQIHFHWGENEMKGSEHSVDGARFEIYFKSSH; translated from the exons ATGAGCCTAACAACAG AAGCGAACGACAGTTACAAACAAGATGGCAAGTTGCTTCAAGACTTACTCGATACCGAGCATGCGTTAGAATCTCCGATCGATTTAGACATTGCCCGTATGAGAGTTATCGAGTTAGATCCGTTGAAGTGGATTGGTATTGATATAGCACCGAGAAAATTGAAACTTACTAATACAGGATTAACGG TAATTTTGAGCGCGAAATGGCCGCAGGCATGTCCTTATCTTTCCGGAGGACCGTACGAAGGAAACTATGTGTTTGCACAAATTCACTTTCATTGGGGCGAGAACGAAATGAAAGGCAGCGAACACTCTGTAGATGGTGCAAGGTTTGAGATCTATTTTAAATCGTCCCATTAA
- the LOC105666516 gene encoding carbonic anhydrase 2 isoform X3 has product MSKEKRKYIATKTTILSTSSSGLPKWRQSPINLCETATWSKKFPPLYMTNYWSNEGTATMTNTGKTVSIEFSDRTLPAMRGGPLSKDVFQFMNVEFRWGPENSSGAEHSINGIWYSMEAQITHWNTRYGSIEKCFDKPDGIAVLSYLMQVIGCPGIPDNPSLTKITDNLTNIKRMGSSTKIPPDCLLWMLEACRAHGYYTYPGSLTVPPYSECVIWIISSTITKISTHQIDAFRNLYDGKWKNISGNCRQQQNLHRRRILFATDTAVT; this is encoded by the exons ATgtcgaaagagaaaagaaaatacatag CTACCAAGACTACGATCTTGTCGACGTCGTCATCGGGGTTACCCAAATGGCGACAATCACCGATTAACCTATGCGAAACAGCTACATGGAGTAAAAAATTTCCACCTCTATATATGACGAACTACTGGTCGAACGAAGGTACAGCCACGATGACGAATACGGGTAAAACAG TGAGTATAGAATTCTCCGATAGAACGCTACCCGCGATGCGAGGTGGTCCTTTGAGCAAAGACGTGTTTCAATTCATGAACGTAGAATTTCGCTGGGGCCCGGAAAATTCATCGGGCGCGGAACATTCTATAAACGGGATCTG GTACTCGATGGAGGCACAGATAACGCATTGGAACACTCGTTACGGATCGATAGAGAAGTGCTTCGACAAACCAGATGGAATTGCGGTGCTCTCCTACCTTATGCAA GTGATTGGCTGCCCTGGAATTCCCGATAATCCTTCGCTAACAAAAATCACCGATAACCTGACAAATATCAAAAGAATGGGAAGCAGTACCAAAATTCCACCTG ATTGTCTGCTTTGGATGTTGGAAGCGTGCAGGGCTCATGGCTATTACACATATCCAGGTTCTCTTACCGTTCCACCATATAGCGAATGCGTTATTTGGATTATTTCATCTACTATTACGAAAATATCCACTCACCAG ATAGACGCGTTTAGGAATCTCTATGATGGCAAGTGGAAAAACATATCGGGAAATTGTAGACAACAACAAAATCTTCATAGAAGAAGAATTTTATTTGCTACGGATACCGCTGTAACATGA
- the LOC105666515 gene encoding uncharacterized protein LOC105666515 codes for MKSFKEIVRFIGLFIWPLAKIYTTSAQKCFDDGNEFCIDENDILSVDLLPGSFLFADQQVSDNRTKGSEDAMVDGSIDNALSEMEYHRKRMNEYLCHGYMAEEIARIMRAPRAKRRLDVAERNDLYNLMDNDNITIHDKLLADEGSSKYKNWLQRRTTLDDVYRHYVPQKKIKKKHGAHDENFEEFDGEVTGYAMQAPLPSGKVGFFDEQNEENDHMLSSSSGHNIFYGPAYGPAYGPAYGHGGDHFLHHTETFPAIHEEHYYTAPIYHDHEEEYHKSYYKGKGNELSIKDFFEIALTALAFLAFGLFIIQLLMNATTNMNTTMATMTNTAKRVRRNVVDGLPLSYASHEELNELSHNVLRSIEAALVADTDFGNCIRKILCENNRHSTQTKDARKIWMPVWSLGMSWVSGRVLKRSSWSATLDSIKASVLGLGGADCTLLYPNCDLKKERIKRRRRRRK; via the exons atgaaatcgtTCAAAGAAATCGTTCGATTTATCGGGCTTTTTATTTGGCCCCTGGCAAAGATTTATACAACTTCCGCGCAAAAATGTTTCGACGATGGCAATGAATTTTGTATCGACGAGAACGACATACTTTCGGTAGATCTGTTGCCTGGATCCTTTTTATTCGCGGATCAACAAGTGAGTGATAACAGAACGAAAGGTTCCGAAGATGCAATGGTAGATGGATCCATCGACAATGCTCTAAGTGAAATGGAATATCATAG AAAAAGGATGAACGAATACTTATGCCATGGGTACATGGCCGAGGAAATAGCGAGGATAATGAGAGCGCCTAGAGCTAAAAGGCGTCTCGATGTGGCAGAAAGAAATGATCTGTATAATTTAATGGACAATGACAATATTACTATTCACGATAAATTGTTAGCGGACGAAGGAAGTTCAAAGTACAAAAACTGGTTACAGCG AAGGACAACTTTGGACGATGTATATCGGCATTATGTTCcgcaaaagaaaataaagaagaagcaCGGAGCTCACGACGAAAATTTCGAAGAATTCGATGGAGAAGTCACGGGTTATGCGATGCAAGCTCCTCTACCTTCTGGTAAAGTTGGCTTCTTCGATGAACAGAACGAGGAAAATG atCATATGCTTTCATCCTCGTCGGGACACAATATATTTTATGGTCCCGCTTACGGTCCCGCTTACGGTCCCGCTTACGGTCACGGTGGTGATCATTTCTTGCATCACACCGAAACTTTTCCCGCTATACACGAGGAACACTATTACACCGCTCCGATTTATCACGATCACGAAGAGGAGTACCACAAGTCTTACTACaaaggaaaaggaaacgaaCTTTCGATAAAGGACTTCTTTGAAATTGCCCTTACAGCTCTGGCGTTTTTAGCTTTTGGATTATTCATTATACAATTATTGATGAACGCTACG ACCAACATGAATACAACCATGGCCACGATGACGAATACGGCGAAACGTGTGAGAAGGAATGTCGTCGACGGGTTACCTTTATCGTACGCTAGCCACGAAGAATTGAACGAATTATCTCACAACGTTCTGAGAAGCATCGAGGCTGCTCTCGTTGCCGATACGGATTTTGGAAATTGCATTCGCAAAATTCTTTGCGAGAATAATCGACACTCCACGCAAACCAAAGATGCGCGTAAAATATGGATGCCTGTATGGAG TCTAGGAATGAGTTGGGTGTCCGGCAGGGTGCTGAAAAGATCTTCATGGTCGGCAACGTTGGATTCTATAAAAGCTTCCGTTCTTGGTCTAGGTGGAGCCGACTGTACACTCTTGTATCCTAACTGCGATCTCAAAAAGGAAAGGATCAAAAGACGCAGAAGGCGCAGAAAgtaa